A part of Aegilops tauschii subsp. strangulata cultivar AL8/78 chromosome 2, Aet v6.0, whole genome shotgun sequence genomic DNA contains:
- the LOC109754766 gene encoding uncharacterized protein codes for MLGLLRRRAASSPAASLQLFQCCYHRSSERLLPCRDQEVSYGLNWAIAARGVVVKDKVFYNLEPSELQKSGTAYAERLSGTPLHVKGNVIGGFPEISGAQFAKLLKQVTFHLSSISSLYVQDGAIGSSAECDAKVRVISDNPSAIMSLSNILQKIPDRAISHDTCPLTIYVASSISTNVRNALGSGTQYANGVAVADIERSSLILCGKAFADSAMLKDALTALAAPILSARGGLPVPGWLLSSGGSIVLLFAPVEVIKSCSEIQDVLVSTDSGVVICSKQSSVLFPTKSRPPQLFTKPATVVVVSSDSTDALPLVSKLSPGQAAYHFLAGYEDGKFIPAYNRAPSPFDQLALANSLFLHLKKDKTPTYLINAKSSGKQIDGKDLMRLIELAQSNGMPDSTKPEDTRVAELKGKYRGFISSKFGKCLPEEFSF; via the exons ATGCTGGgccttctccgccgccgcgccgcatcctcgccggcggcgagcctCCAGCTA TTCCAGTGCTGTTACCATCGAAGCAGTGAGAGACTATTGCCTTGCCGAG ACCAGGAAGTCTCATATGGTCTCAATTGGGCTATTGCTGCGAGAGGTGTTGTCGTAAAAGATAAGGTCTTCTACAACTTGGAGCCGTCTGAGCTTCAGAAAAGTGGCACTGCTTACGCAG AGCGTTTGTCTGGTACTCCACTTCATGTCAAAGGAAATGTTATCGGTGGGTTCCCTGAAATTTCAGGAGCTCAATTTGCAAAGCTTCTGAAACAG GTGACCTTTCACCTTTCATCCATCTCAAGTCTTTATGTCCAAGATGGTGCCATTGGTTCATCTGCAGAATGTGATGCAAAGGTCCGTGTTATAAGTGACAACCCCTCTGCCATCATGTCACTCTCCAATATCCTTCAGAAAATACCAGATCGTGCGATTTCCCACGACACATGCCCTTTAACTATATATGTTGCCAGTTCCATCAG TACCAACGTCAGGAATGCTCTAGGTTCAGGGACACAATATGCTAATGGAGTTGCAGTGGCAGACATAGAGCGCTCATCACTTATCCTATGTGGTAAAGCATTTGCTGATTCCGCTATGCTAAAAGATGCTCTTACCGCTTTGGCTGCCCCTATACTGTCTGCAAGAGGAGGCCTCCCTGTCCCTGGCTG GCTTCTGTCTTCTGGCGGTTCTATCGTACTGCTGTTTGCTCCAGTGGAGGTCATCAAGTCCTGCTCCGAAATTCAGGATGTTCTTGTGTCTACTGATAGCGGTGTAGTTATCTGTTCAAAACAATCTAGTGTGCTTTTCCCAACAAAGTCAAGACCACCACAGTTGTTTACCAAACCAGCTACAGTGGTTGTTGTATCATCTGATAG CACTGATGCCCTACCATTAGTATCAAAGCTCTCTCCAGGTCAGGCAGCTTACCATTTCTTAGCTGGATATGAGGATGGTAAATTCATCCCAGCTTACAACAGGGCCCCCTCTCCTTTTGACCAGCTTGCCCTCGCGAATTCCTTATTTTTGCAT TTGAAAAAAGACAAGACACCAACTTATCTGATCAATGCCAAGAGCTCCGGAAAGCAAATTGATG GCAAGGACTTGATGAGACTAATCGAGCTGGCGCAATCTAACGGCATGCCAGACAGCACCAAACCTGAGGACACTAGAG TGGCTGAACTCAAGGGGAAGTACAGGGGCTTTATATCCAGCAAGTTTGGCAAATGTTTACCCGAGGAGTTCTCATTCTGA
- the LOC109754747 gene encoding uncharacterized membrane protein At4g09580: MGREDRFPVWEAALGAGVAAVFAAGLVGVYLSMPDSDYSFLKLPRNLHELQILTGHLENYTSDYTVQVLIGYCAVYIFMQTFMIPGTIFMSLLAGALFGQLRGVALVVFAASAGASSCFFLSKLIGKPLVFVLWPDKLTFFQKQVAKRREKLLNYMLFLRVTPTLPNTFINLASPIVDVPFHTFLLATLIGLIPAAYVTVRAGIALGELTSLSDLYDTQSVALLFLIGVVSVTPALLSKDEAQDTAPEIAAGAS, translated from the exons aTGGGGAGGGAGGACAGGTTCCCGGTCTGGGAGGCCGCGCTCGGCGCCGGGGTCGCCGCCGTCTTCGCCGCGGGCCTCGTCGGGGTCTACCTCTCCATGCCGGACTCCGACTACAGCTTCCTCAAGTTGCCCCGCAACCTCCACGAACTACAAATCCTCAC TGGCCATCTTGAGAACTATACCAGTGACTACACCGTACAGGTGTTGATAGGCTACTGTGCTGTGTACATTTTCATGCAGACCTTCATGATCCCAGGGACAATATTCATGTCATTGCTTGCTGGTGCTCTATTCGGGCAACTCCGGGGTGTGGCTCTGGTTGTCTTTGCTGCCTCAGCTGGTGCTTCTTCATGCTTTTTCCTGTCGAAGCTGATTGGAAAACCGCTGGTGTTCGTGCTGTGGCCAGACAAGCTCACATTCTTCCAGAAGCAG GTTGCCAAAAGAAGAGAAAAGCTGTTGAATTACATGCTTTTCCTCAGGGTCACCCCAACACTGCCAAATACCTTCATCAACTTGGCCTCGCCCATTGTTGATGTGCCCTTCCATACCTTCTTACTGGCAACTCTTATCGGTCTCATCCCAGCAGCCTACGTGACCGTGAGG GCTGGGATTGCTCTGGGAGAGTTAACATCGCTCAGCGACCTGTACGACACCCAGTCAGTAGCTCTGCTGTTCTTGATCGGCGTGGTCTCGGTCACACCAGCATTGTTGAGCAAGGACGAGGCGCAAGACACGGCACCAGAAATCGCAGCAGGCGCCTCATGA
- the LOC109754763 gene encoding uncharacterized protein gives MLGARSKSGLADAKGDGKPEGKVGSKPSGKPEAKSNGKGTPPTPRGETPPTPKGDRPRKPAVPKANAAHGTPPSAPRTADKSPRSADRKSPKGATPTRITATTPPPPEKQGKAGKPCPEPQAAKPSQELQAQLDAVQEALKKAMGQLVEKEEEKGKVLEELECAKKVADEANAKLKEALDVQSRTVEIQKVRSMEPEQASNDDSAHGVEDELRRKLKSMQSQQEADAAALHSTVEQLEKARYELADAIDAKNWALSQADDAMRACEVNTHKIELLNAEVERLKGLLDSEVESKSREAADKIGKLEAENSVLKLELEKAKLAEKKVIELEGVVEQLRVDVANAKKECSKSDELADQLKKKVQLLEFQLEEADQSLILKGKSLDSVMEELDETSTLLKDKESEAAVLHDNVGSLEDEVTRLKEEIDVTSERLDAAEKDAADLIAEIEELRLKLQAVEDEKAEALNNDQLASSEIAALTEQKNELAKELEASKDEVEKVKKAMEGLASALHEMSAESREAQEKYLIKQEEIEHARAQVEELNNSLQNAKESYEVMLDEVNYEKVCLKKSVERMEAEAKNVSEEWQSKELSFVNSIRKSEEEIVTIKAQMDKYLAVVNEKEAENTELLEKMNHLEAQLVEANKASEEAKAETRQLKDKLLDKENELQNIQEENEDLQAKESAASEKIKELSYLVPNGTTNGGNKEEDNENGGGVDDEPVVVVAKMWENSKVTDYDSSKEKENDGESEVDLESNKGDSTLDSNGLQSAKMNNGITSPTKQQQQKKKKFKFSGLLKKKSSN, from the exons ATGCTGGGCGCCAGGAGCAA ATCTGGCCTGGCCGACGCCAAGGGCGACGGCAAGCCGGAGGGGAAGGTCGGCAGCAAGCCGAGCGGCAAGCCGGAGGCCAAGAGCAACGGCAAGGGCACGCCACCGACACCCAGGGGCGAGACGCCGCCGACACCCAAGGGCGACAGGCCGCGGAAGCCGGCGGTCCCCAAGGCGAATGCCGCCCATGGCACGCCGCCGAGCGCGCCGCGTACGGCCGACAAGTCTCCCAGGTCCGCCGACCGCAAGTCGCCCAAGGGCGCCACCCCAACCCGGATCACCGCCACCACCCCTCCCCCTCCAGAG AAGCAGGGGAAGGCTGGAAAGCCGTGTCCGGAGCCGCAGGCCGCGAAGCCGTCCCAGGAGCTCCAGGCGCAACTTGATGCCGTCCAAGAGGCGCTCAAGAAGGCCATGGGTCAGCTGGTggagaaggaggaagagaagGGCAAAGTTCTGGAGGAGCTCGAGTGCGCCAAGAAGGTGGCCGATGAGGCCAATGCGAAGCTCAAGGAGGCGCTCGATGTGCAGAGCAGGACCGTGGAGATCCAGAAGGTCCGTTCCATGGAACCGGAGCAGGCGAGCAATGATGATTCTGCGCACGGCGTGGAAGATGAGCTGCGGAGGAAGCTGAAGAGCATGCAGAGCCAGCAGGAGGCTGACGCAGCCGCGCTGCATTCGACGGTGGAGCAGCTTGAGAAGGCAAGGTATGAGCTGGCCGATGCAATTGATGCCAAGAACTGGGCGCTTAGCCAGGCAGATGATGCCATGAGGGCTTGCGAGGTGAATACTCATAAAATTGAGCTCCTCAATGCCGAGGTGGAGCGCCTGAAGGGGCTGCTTGATTCCGAGGTGGAGAGCAAGTCGAGGGAAGCTGCTGACAAAATTGGGAAGCTTGAGGCAGAGAATTCTGTGTTGAAGCTTGAACTGGAGAAAGCAAAGCTAGCTGAGAAGAAGGTGATTGAATTGGAGGGTGTGGTTGAACAGCTTAGAGTTGATGTTGCTAATGCCAAGAAGGAATGCTCAAAGTCAGATGAGTTAGCTGATCAACTCAAGAAGAAGGTGCAGCTGTTGGAGTTCCAATTGGAGGAAGCCGACCAGTCACTCATTTTGAAAGGCAAGTCTTTGGATTCAGTGATGGAAGAATTAGATGAAACAAGCACTTTGCTTAAAGACAAAGAATCTGAAGCTGCTGTACTTCATGACAACGTCGGATCCTTGGAGGATGAGGTGACCAGGCTCAAGGAAGAAATTGACGTGACAAGTGAACGTCTTGATGCTGCAGAGAAAGATGCAGCCGACCTAATTGCAGAGATCGAAGAGCTAAGGTTGAAGCTACAGGCAGTAGAAGATGAGAAAGCAGAGGCGCTGAACAATGACCAGCTTGCAAGTTCAGAAATCGCGGCCCTGACTGAACAAAAGAACGAGCTAGCCAAGGAGCTAGAAGCTAGCAAAGATGAAGTTGAGAAGGTTAAGAAGGCAATGGAGGGTCTGGCCTCTGCCTTGCACGAGATGTCAGCTGAATCCAGAGAGGCGCAGGAGAAATACCTCATCAAACAGGAAGAGATCGAGCATGCTCGGGCACAAGTAGAGGAACTCAACAATAGTCTGCAGAATGCCAAGGAGAGCTATGAGGTGATGCTCGATGAAGTAAACTATGAGAAAGTTTGCCTCAAGAAGTCCGTTGAGAGAATGGAGGCAGAAGCTAAGAACGTGTCTGAGGAATGGCAGTCCAAAGAGCTAAGTTTTGTCAACTCCATTAGGAAGTCGGAAGAAGAGATCGTCACTATCAAAGCTCAAATGGACAAGTACTTGGCCGTGGTGAATGAAAAAGAAGCTGAAAATACCGAGCTGTTGGAGAAGATGAATCATCTCGAGGCTCAGCTAGTTGAAGCCAACAAGGCCAGTGAGGAAGCCAAGGCCGAGACCCGTCAACTGAAGGACAAACTATTAGACAAAGAGAACGAGTTACAGAACATACAAGAGGAGAATGAGGACTTGCAGGCAAAGGAATCAGCTGCTTCGGAGAAGATAAAAGAGCTCTCTTATCTAGTGCCGAATGGAACGACAAATGGTGGCAACAAGGAAGAAGATAACGAGAATGGTGGCGGTGTGGATGACGAACCGGTCGTGGTGGTTGCCAAGATGTGGGAGAACAGCAAGGTCACCGACTACGACTCATCCAAGgagaaggagaacgacggcgagtCTGAAGTCGATCTGGAGTCCAACAAGGGAgactccaccctcgacagcaacgGGTTGCAGTCCGCAAAGATGAACAACGGCATCACATCGCCAACCAAACAGCAGCAGCAAAAGAAGAAGAAATTTAAATTTAGCGGCTTACTGAAGAAAAAGAGCTCAAATTAG